GCTGGGCTGCGAGATCCAGGACGACGGGACCGTCCGGGTCAACGAACTCCAGGAGACCACCGTGCCCGGGGTGGCGGCCGTCGGCGACACCGCCAAGCTCCCGGCCGTCCCCGACGCCGTCACCCTGGTCTCGCTGGGCGCGGCGGACGGGGTCCGGGCGGCGGTCTGGATGGAGAGCGACCTCTTCCGCGCCGACCTCGGCATCACTCCCGCCTAGCCACGAAGAGGTGCAGGCCGATGGCCGCGAGGGGATGGTCGTCGGGGGGCAGGGTGAACAGCGGGCGCAGCCCCGCGGCCCGCAGCTCCGCCGACCACTCCTCGCGGGTGAGGAAGACCCGATCCTCGGCGGCTCTCCGGTCCGCCGGGTCGAGCCGTTCCCCACCCGCCTTCGGGGACATCAGGAACTGCATCGACGCCAGGATCGCGGGCATTTCCCGGCAGGTCTCCACGAACACGAACAGCCCGCCGGGTGCCAGCAGCCCGCCGAGCCTGGCGATGGTCTTCCCTACGTGGCGGGCGTTGTGCAGGACGTTCGCCGACAGGAGCACGTCACGGGAGCCGGGCTCGAGATCCGGGTCCTGGTTGATGTCGAACAGACCGAAGCGCACCCCCGGCCTGTCCGCGAAACGCTCACGGCCCAGCGACAGGAAGTAGCGGGACACATCGGTGTAGAGGTAGTCGATCTCGTGGCCGTCCAGCGCGCGGAGAGCGTCCACGGTGGTGCCGCCGACACCGGCGCCCATTTCCAGGACCCGCAAAGGTCGTTGCCGCTCGGCTGCAGCCCGGCGCAGCACTTCGCCGACGCCGGCGTTGAGGTAGCGGTTGACGGTGTTCTCCCGGTACGCCCCGTCGGCCGCGCCGGTGTCGTCTCCGTCGAACAGCAGAGCCTGTAGGGGCACCTCGTCACGCAACAGCTCCGGCAGCCGCGCGGTGGCGGCCAGCAGGAAACGGGTGGTCTCCTCCGGGTAGCCGATCTCCTGGCCCTCGGCCTCCAGGCCACGCCCCGCCTCGACGGCCTCCTCCCTGCGCACCTTCCGAAGGCCGTGGTACAGGCCGTCGTCATGGGAGAGCAGCCCGTTCTCCACCAGGGCTTGGAGCCAGCGCCGCAGGATCCACCGATGCCGCTCTGCGACTCCCAACGCCTCCGCGACCTCATGGGCCGAGCACCGTACGCCCGGACGCGTCAAGCCGGACGGCCGCAACGTCACGGCCATCGCCGCCAGTGCGGCCTCGTCCAACCGTGCCAGGAATCCCGGAACGCGGGCGGCATCCGCCTCGGGGACCGCCCCGGCCGCGCGTTCCGCCGGGCCGTCGAGGACGGACACGACGATGCGGGCGTCGGGGAGTACGCGGCGGAGCAGAGCACGGGCGACCTCGCGCAGCCGGCGTTCCACGAAGGACGGGAAAGGGTCGTGGACCGTCCCCCGTCCGGTGATCTCGGTGACCGGGACGGCGGCGGCCTCCGGCGGGCTCACCACGGCGAGGGACGTGGGATCGACGGGGTCGGCGATGACGGCGGCGCGGGTCGGGGCGACCTCGCGTAGACGGGAGGCGGTCAGCGAGGCGGGGATGCCGTGGATGTGGATGGGAGTCTCCAGGGTCCCCAGGGCGTCCAAGGAGCGCCAGGGCACCTGCTCCGGCGTCACCGGCGGGGTCGCGTCCACATGGAGTACGGCGTCGAAGCGGTAACGGGTCAGTTCTGTGTCGTCGCGCATGGTCTTCGGGTGAACGCTCATCCGGACCGTTCGGCCGGACTCCCGGGCGAGGCGGGCCAGCAGGGGCGGGTCGAAGAGAAGTTCCTCGTCTCGGGCGGCGCGTTGGGCGGCGCGGCGGGGCAGGTCGTCGGGGCCGGCGGCGCTTTCAACCCAGTGGGCGTAGTCGTTGAGCAGCCGGGAGTCGCGGACGTCGCCCACGATGACCGTGCCGCCGGGGGCCACGAGGTCGAGCGCGTCGTGGACGACGGCGCGCAGATAGCCCACGCCGGGGAAGCACTGGGTGACGGAGTTGATCAGCACGCAGTCCGGGCGGCCGTCCGCCGCGCCGACCTCACGCAGTGCCTCCAGCACGACGGGGGCCGTGGCCTCATGTGCGGCGGCCCGCACGAACGCGGTGCCGGGGCGGGCGTCGCCGCGGAGGGCGGTGACGGCGGCGGACGCGACATCGGTGCCCACATAGCCGCGTACGTGCTCGCGCAGCCGGTACATGAGCAGACCGGTGCCGCAGCCGAGTTCGAGGATCCAGCGTGGGCGGGTACCGAGCACCAGAGCGACGGTGTGGTCGATCCATTCCCGCATGTGCCCCACCGGCAGCGGAAGCCCCGTGTCGGAGGCCCGCCAACCGGAAAGGTCCAGGTCGGAGGCGTGCCGTACGTCGGCGCGCGTATATGTCCACTCGTAGACCTCGCCCCAGTGCTCCAGGTACTCGGTGACGAGGCCGCCGGGTTCGGGCCGGACGGCCAACGCGGACGGGGCGGGAGTGACGTGGAGCGCCCCGTCCGGCCCCGGTCGGGCCTCGCCGATCCAGGGATGCGCGGCCAAGGTCTCGGCCGCTTCGTTGAGCAGGTCAGCGTGCACGGATGTCGGTCTCCGTTCGTGAGTGTTCCAGATCCGCCAGGTGCAGCACCCGGTCGGCGTGCGCCGCGACACCCCGGTCATGGGTGACCAGCAAGACCGCCAGCCCATCGGCCCTCAACTCGGCCAGCAGGCCCAAGAGCCCCTCGGCGGTGGCCGCGTCCAACGCGGAGGTGACCTCGTCGGCGAGCAGCACCGAGGGCTCGGCGGCCAACGCCCGCGCCACCGCCAGCCGCTGCCGTTGCCCACCGGACAACTCCCCGGGCCGCCGTCGGACCATCACCGGATCGAGCCCGACCCGTTCGAGCAGCACGGGGACCCGCTCGCGCGCCTCCATGGCGCTCGACCCGCCGAACCACCGCAGCGGCCTCGCCAACGCGGTCCCCACCCGGTGGGCCGGGTTGAGGGCCCCCGCCGGGTCCTGCCCGACGAGTTGTACGGCCCGCAGCGCCTCCCTCGGCCGCCCCGCGACGTCCCAGGCCAAAGCCTCACCGCCCAGGCTCAGCGAACCGGCCTCCGGAGGATGCAGCCCGGCCAGCGCCCGAAGCAGCGTGCTCTTCCCGGCTCCGGAGGGCCCGAGCACCGCCACCAGTTCCCCGGCCCGCACCGTTATTTCGGCGTCCTCCAGCAGCATCCGGTCACCGTGCCCCAACGCCATCCCCCGGGCGTGAAGCACCGTCTCTCCACTGGGCTTCGATGACGGTCGGAGCGCAGGGCCCTTTTCGGGTGGGGCTCCGATGGTGAGGACACGGTCGGCGATGCGTTCCACGAAGGCCGTGTCGTGCGAGATCACCAGGGTGACCGCTTCGCGCCGGCGTTCAAGAGCCTTGACGACGAGGTCCAACGTGTCGGGGTCGAGCCCGCTGGTGGGCTCGTCCAACACCAACAGACCGGGGTCGCCTAGGAGGGTTCGCGCCAGCGCGACGCGTTGGGCCTGACCGCCGGAGAGGCTGCCAGGTCGTCGCTCCCACAGCTCATCGACGTTCAGGCCGAGCGAGGTCAGCAGCAGCCGGGCCTCGGAGGCATCGCATCGCGAATCCTCGAGGACCAAGGCGCCCACGGTGAGCAGGGGATTGAGGGCACCGACCGGGTCCTGATCAAGGAGACCGACCGTCGAACGCCGCCACCGACGGGCGCCGCGGCCCGGACGTACGGGCTCTCCGTGCCACCGGATGGTGCCGCCGGTCCGGCGCAGGCCGTGCGGCAGGATGTCGAGAAGCCCACGAACGACAGTGGTCTTCCCACCGCCGGAGGGCCCCACGATCGCCACGACCTCACCGGGCCCGGCGCCGAACTCAAGCCCGTCGACGACCACGCGGCCGCCCCCGTCCACCACGGTCAGTCCCTCGACCGACAACAACGCCCGCTCGTTCGACAAGAACGAACCCGTGGCCGCGCCACCCGTACCGGCGACGGCACGCGGGCCGGCGGCCGGCGCGGACGCCGGCCAGACGGCCACCAGGGAGAGCACGGTCAGCGCCGCGGCCGGGGCGACCAGCGAGGCCGGGTTGAGGGAGGACCCCGGGAGGTTCTCCCGAAGCATCAGGCCCCAGTCGGCATCGGTCGGCTCGGGCCCCAGCCCGAGCATCCCGAAAGCGGCGGTGAGTTGCAGGGCCATGATGAACCGGAGGACCAGATCCGCCGAGGCCAGCCCCGCCACCGAGGGCAGCACCTCCCGGACGAGGATCGCCCCGGCCGACTCGCCCCGGCATCGTGCCGCCTCCACGTATCCGGCCCGCCGGGCGTCGCGCACCACATCACGAACGACCCGCAGGCCCAGCGGCGCTCCCCCGCACACGGTGCCCACGATCACGGCCGCCGGGGCGGGCACCGCCACGGCCAGCACCAGGGCCACCAGCAGAAACGGCAACGCCAGCAAGAGGTCGGCCGCCGCCGTCAGCCACCGTCCGGCCGGCCACCAGCCCGCAACGAGGCCGGCCGCGAGCCCCAGCACACCGGCGATCAGCGAGGCGGCGAGCGCCGTCAAGGTGAGCTCACGTCCACCCGCCAGGAGTCGCGACAGCACGTCACGCCCGGCTGAGTCCGTGCCCAGCACCGCTCCGTCGCCCGGTGGCGCCCACGGCACCCCGATCGACGCCGCCGGGTCGTGCGGCGCGAGCCCACCGCCCCACACCGCCACACCCAGCGTCAGAACGGCCAGGCCCACCGCCGACCAACGCGGCCTCACCGACGCTCCCCAAGGACGTCGGCGACCGCCGACCCCGCCAGAACGGCCACCGCCGCGAGCATGGCCACCGCCTGAACGACCGGAGTGTCACGGGTGCCGATGGAGCCGACAAGGAGTTCACCGAGCCCCGCGTACCCGAACTGGATCTCCACCACGGCGGTGGCCGCCAGCGACATGCCCGACATCAACGCCAGCACCCGTACCGCCGGAGCCAGCAGGAACGGCGCGACATGCCGTACCGCCACCCGGTGCGGCGGCAGACCACGCGCCACCGCGTCACGGACATGGGGGCGGCGTACCGTGTCGGACACCGCGCCCCCCAACAATCCCGCCCCGAACGCGGCGGCCGGAACGGCCAGCGCCGCCGTCGGCAACACCAGCAGCTCGGGCCGAGACAATGGCGAACCCTCGACGGGAAGCAGCGACACCGGAGGCAGCCACCCCAGGACCCCGGCGAACACCACCGCGAGCCAGGCCGCGAACACCACCTGCGGCACCGAGGCCACCCCGGTGACGCAGAACCGCCACCGTGATGAGGCGGTGCCGACCAGCCAGGCCCCCAACAGGGTCAGCGGCACCGCCACCACGAGCGCGCAGCCCGCCAGGGTGAGCGTCGCCGGAAGCCGTTCGGCGACGATCGCGGCGACCGGCCGGTCGGTGACCAGCGAGGTGCCGGCGTCGCCCCGGGCCAGCCCGGCCAGCCACGCCAGGTAGCGCCGCCAGCCGGGCCGGTCGAGTCCGAGGTCCGCCCGCACGTCCACGAGCTGCGCGGCCGTGGCCCCGCGCCCGGTGCGGGTCTCGGCGGCGTCCGAGGGGAGCAGCTCCGTCGCGCCGAAGACGAACGCCGACACCAGGAGGAGGAGCACCAACGTCCGCAGGACTGCACGCGTCATCACCCGCCGAGCCGGACCCGCTCGATGAAGACGCTGCCGAACCCGGGGCCGTCAGGCAGGCCGTTCACCCGTGTGGACGCCAGGTCGAGGCCGTCGCCGACGCCCCACACCACATAGCCGCCCTCATCGCGCAGCTCGCGTTGCAGGTCGCCGAAGGCGCGGCGGCGTTCCGCGTCGTCCTTGACGCCCATCGCCTTGTGGAACGCGGCGTCCCAGGCGGGCCGCTTCCAGGCGGTCTCGTTGGTCGGGGCGTCGCCGAGCAGCGACACCCGCGCGACGTCGGAGAACGGGATGCCGCCGAAGAACCCGGTGTAGAAGTCCCGCTTGGCGAACACCTTCGTCCAGTACGTGTCCGGCGGCTCGTTGGTGACCTTGACGGTGATCCCGACCCGGGCGAGCTGGCGGGCGAACAGGGTCGCTGCCGTGTCCATCCCCGGATACGACGTCGTGGTCGCCAAGGTGAGGGACAGCCCGTCACCGTGCCCCGCCTGCTCGAGCAGGACCTTGGCGCGGGTCAGGTCACGGGCGCGCTGCGGAAGGCCGGTGGGGCTGGAGGGGTCGGCGGGCGTCAGCAGGTCGTTGCCGACCTTGCCGTAGCCGAGGAACACCTTGTCCAGCAGCTCCTGCCGGTCCGTCGCCAGCTTGATGGCCTCACGGACCCGGGGGTCGTCGAACGGCTTGCGGTCCAGCCGCATCACGAACGGGTACATGGTGACGGCCGGGCGATGCACGACCTTCACCCGCCGATCGTTCGCCACCTGCCGCACGGTGGCCGGGTTGACGCTGCTCGCCACGTCGGCCTGCCCGGAGATCACCGCCTGGGCGCGGGCCTGCGGGTCGAGCACGGCGCGGATCTCGATCCGCCGCGTCGGGGGCCGGGTGCCCCACCACCGGTCGTTGCGCTCGAGGATCGCGTGCTGCGCGGTCCCCCCGGCCATCGTGTACGGCCCGGAGCCGACGACGGGCTTGTCGAACGCGGTGGTGCCCTCGGGGACCACGAAGGTGATCGACTCCAAAGCGCGCGGCACTTCGGCGTACGGCTTCGTGACGACCAACTCCAGGGTCTGGTCGTCCACCGTCCGGGACTCGGCGAAGTCGAACATCTGGAGCCGCCCGAAGTTCTCCGCCGCCTTCTGCTGGATGCGGCGCAGCGAGAACAGCACGTCGGCCGCCCGCACCGGCTTGCCGTCGGTGAAGGTCACGCCGCTGCGCAGCTTGACCGTCCACGTGGTGAGGGACTCGTCCGGCTCGAAGGAGGTCGCCAACCGGGGTTCGGTGGTGCCGTCCGGGCGGGGCTTGGTCAGCACGTCGTACAGCAGCGCGAAGCGGGTCAGGTCGGACTGGTTACCGATGCCGCCGTGGGGGTCGTTGATGGCGGTGGCGGGCGCGCCGACCGCGACGTACCGGAGGGTCTGGCCGGCCGACGCGGCGTCGCCGTCGTCGCCGGAGCCGCATCCGGCGACGACGAGGGTCAGGGCGGCGGCGAGCGCACCGACGCGCACGGAAAGGGGGTTCATGGTCATCCGTTCTTCGAGAGTGCCTTGTTGATCAGGTCGGCCAGCCGGGCCACGGTGGGCGGGCGCAGTAGGCCGTAGTGGTCGGCGTCGAGGCCGTGGACCTCCGGCGGCCCGGCCAGATGTCGTTGCCAGCCCAGGTCGGGCAGGCCCGGCGGGGTGTCGTCCACACCCATCCCGATGCCGGAGTTGCGGGACGCCCGCCGTTCGGCCCGTACCAGCAGGGTCACGGCGGCCGGGTCGTCGAGACGGCGCGGCGTGTGGTCGCCCAGCCCGCGCAGATGCCGGGCGAAGACGCCGACGCGTTCACGAACGTCCTCGCCGCGCCCCAGCAGCCGATGCTCACGCAGCCGCGCGGCGACGGCCTCCGGGGGGAGCGTGCGGGCGGCGGCGCGGCCTTCCTCGGTGCCGACGCCGAGGTCCACTCCGAGATACGCCTCG
The DNA window shown above is from Thermomonospora umbrina and carries:
- a CDS encoding methyltransferase — its product is MHADLLNEAAETLAAHPWIGEARPGPDGALHVTPAPSALAVRPEPGGLVTEYLEHWGEVYEWTYTRADVRHASDLDLSGWRASDTGLPLPVGHMREWIDHTVALVLGTRPRWILELGCGTGLLMYRLREHVRGYVGTDVASAAVTALRGDARPGTAFVRAAAHEATAPVVLEALREVGAADGRPDCVLINSVTQCFPGVGYLRAVVHDALDLVAPGGTVIVGDVRDSRLLNDYAHWVESAAGPDDLPRRAAQRAARDEELLFDPPLLARLARESGRTVRMSVHPKTMRDDTELTRYRFDAVLHVDATPPVTPEQVPWRSLDALGTLETPIHIHGIPASLTASRLREVAPTRAAVIADPVDPTSLAVVSPPEAAAVPVTEITGRGTVHDPFPSFVERRLREVARALLRRVLPDARIVVSVLDGPAERAAGAVPEADAARVPGFLARLDEAALAAMAVTLRPSGLTRPGVRCSAHEVAEALGVAERHRWILRRWLQALVENGLLSHDDGLYHGLRKVRREEAVEAGRGLEAEGQEIGYPEETTRFLLAATARLPELLRDEVPLQALLFDGDDTGAADGAYRENTVNRYLNAGVGEVLRRAAAERQRPLRVLEMGAGVGGTTVDALRALDGHEIDYLYTDVSRYFLSLGRERFADRPGVRFGLFDINQDPDLEPGSRDVLLSANVLHNARHVGKTIARLGGLLAPGGLFVFVETCREMPAILASMQFLMSPKAGGERLDPADRRAAEDRVFLTREEWSAELRAAGLRPLFTLPPDDHPLAAIGLHLFVARRE
- a CDS encoding ATP-binding cassette domain-containing protein, with the translated sequence MRPRWSAVGLAVLTLGVAVWGGGLAPHDPAASIGVPWAPPGDGAVLGTDSAGRDVLSRLLAGGRELTLTALAASLIAGVLGLAAGLVAGWWPAGRWLTAAADLLLALPFLLVALVLAVAVPAPAAVIVGTVCGGAPLGLRVVRDVVRDARRAGYVEAARCRGESAGAILVREVLPSVAGLASADLVLRFIMALQLTAAFGMLGLGPEPTDADWGLMLRENLPGSSLNPASLVAPAAALTVLSLVAVWPASAPAAGPRAVAGTGGAATGSFLSNERALLSVEGLTVVDGGGRVVVDGLEFGAGPGEVVAIVGPSGGGKTTVVRGLLDILPHGLRRTGGTIRWHGEPVRPGRGARRWRRSTVGLLDQDPVGALNPLLTVGALVLEDSRCDASEARLLLTSLGLNVDELWERRPGSLSGGQAQRVALARTLLGDPGLLVLDEPTSGLDPDTLDLVVKALERRREAVTLVISHDTAFVERIADRVLTIGAPPEKGPALRPSSKPSGETVLHARGMALGHGDRMLLEDAEITVRAGELVAVLGPSGAGKSTLLRALAGLHPPEAGSLSLGGEALAWDVAGRPREALRAVQLVGQDPAGALNPAHRVGTALARPLRWFGGSSAMEARERVPVLLERVGLDPVMVRRRPGELSGGQRQRLAVARALAAEPSVLLADEVTSALDAATAEGLLGLLAELRADGLAVLLVTHDRGVAAHADRVLHLADLEHSRTETDIRAR
- a CDS encoding ABC transporter permease, with protein sequence MTRAVLRTLVLLLLVSAFVFGATELLPSDAAETRTGRGATAAQLVDVRADLGLDRPGWRRYLAWLAGLARGDAGTSLVTDRPVAAIVAERLPATLTLAGCALVVAVPLTLLGAWLVGTASSRWRFCVTGVASVPQVVFAAWLAVVFAGVLGWLPPVSLLPVEGSPLSRPELLVLPTAALAVPAAAFGAGLLGGAVSDTVRRPHVRDAVARGLPPHRVAVRHVAPFLLAPAVRVLALMSGMSLAATAVVEIQFGYAGLGELLVGSIGTRDTPVVQAVAMLAAVAVLAGSAVADVLGERR
- a CDS encoding ABC transporter substrate-binding protein, with translation MNPLSVRVGALAAALTLVVAGCGSGDDGDAASAGQTLRYVAVGAPATAINDPHGGIGNQSDLTRFALLYDVLTKPRPDGTTEPRLATSFEPDESLTTWTVKLRSGVTFTDGKPVRAADVLFSLRRIQQKAAENFGRLQMFDFAESRTVDDQTLELVVTKPYAEVPRALESITFVVPEGTTAFDKPVVGSGPYTMAGGTAQHAILERNDRWWGTRPPTRRIEIRAVLDPQARAQAVISGQADVASSVNPATVRQVANDRRVKVVHRPAVTMYPFVMRLDRKPFDDPRVREAIKLATDRQELLDKVFLGYGKVGNDLLTPADPSSPTGLPQRARDLTRAKVLLEQAGHGDGLSLTLATTTSYPGMDTAATLFARQLARVGITVKVTNEPPDTYWTKVFAKRDFYTGFFGGIPFSDVARVSLLGDAPTNETAWKRPAWDAAFHKAMGVKDDAERRRAFGDLQRELRDEGGYVVWGVGDGLDLASTRVNGLPDGPGFGSVFIERVRLGG